One window of Panulirus ornatus isolate Po-2019 chromosome 13, ASM3632096v1, whole genome shotgun sequence genomic DNA carries:
- the LOC139752641 gene encoding carbohydrate sulfotransferase 8-like, with protein MMSARLKRLCLILGGLFVLSCLLYLYVSFTIVGPFHPRTVVIPRTSAGGEEMINVRSQGSTASLTLTRNVSSAGSLSRSTPTGASGKEEWYASVERRFKERLQRVQEACKRNGNPTPNLFATYRKRLYFSDRYNLMVCLTPKVATSTWMVHLHHIRGVAPNTSTLHGNYWKNQIKACKVLGGVSSVRRRAQTALNIMTTRHPLERLLSAFRDKFAGGRRLVRPQSYDHYRYFWKPALKALKKPIHTLQVTFPEFLRFAMMHSWEPHWVPVFETCSPCSFSYRYVMRLETFTEDLRYLREKLAIKDIDLSQNFNAKATSEGSADTGVRVTEVGTLPKNSTIQHFLQVPTQLLAQVIGFYKMDLEAFGYQVPPQVLSQVLNLTQVPK; from the exons ATGATGTCTGCAAGACTCAAGAGATTGTGCCTTATTCTTGGGGGTCTGTTCGTCCTTTCGTGTCTTCTTTATCTCTACGTCTCCTTCACGATCGTCGGGCCCTTCCACCCTCGAACGGTGGTCATCCCAAGGACCTCCGCTGGGGGCGAGGAGATGATAAACGTCAGGAGCCAGGGGTCCAcagccagcctgactctcacaaGGAATGTGAGTAGCGCAGGGAGTTTGAGCAGGTCGACGCCGACGGGTGCCAGCGGCAAGGAGGAGTGGTACGCCAGTGTGGAAAGGAGATTTAAAGAGAGGCTTCAGCGAGTTCAGGAGGCGTGCAAGAGGAATGGCAACCCAACACCCAACCTCTTCGCCACTTATAGGAAGCGCCTTTACTTCTCTGATCGCTATAACCTCATGGTGTGCCTGACTCCGAAG GTCGCGACGTCGACCTGGATGGTTCATTTGCATCACATACGAGGCGTCGCGCCCAACACCAGCACCCTGCATGGTAACTACTGGAAGAACCAGATCAAGGCCTG CAAGGTGTTGGGCGGGGTCTCCAGCGTGAGGCGACGCGCCCAGACGGCCTTGAACATCATGACCACCAGGCATCCTCTGGAGCGACTGTTGTCCGCCTTCCGTGATAAGTTCGCCGGCGGACGGAGACTCGTGCGTCCGCAGTCCTACGATCActacag gTACTTCTGGAAACCTGCCCTGAAGGCGTTGAAGAAGCCGATACACACGCTCCAGGTAACCTTCCCTGAGTTCTTACGCTTCGCGATGATGCACAGCTGGGAACCTCATTGGGTACCGGTGTTCGAAACATGTTCGCCCTGCTCTTTCTCCTACAGATACGTCATGAGGCTCGAGACATTCACAGAAGACTTACGGTACCTTCGTGAAAAGCTGGCCATCAAGGACATCGATCTCAGCCAAAACTTCAATGCCAA GGCCACCTCGGAAGGCTCTGCAGACACAGGTGTGAGGGTGACTGAGGTGGGAACTTTACCTAAGAACTCTACCATCCAGCACTTCTTGCAAGTACCAACCCAGCTGCTGGCCCAGGTCATAGGCTTCTACAAGATGGATCTGGAGGCGTTTGGCTACCAGGTCCCACCACAAGTGCTATCCCAGGTCCTAAACCTGACACAAGTCCCAAAGTAA